One Brevibacillus choshinensis genomic window carries:
- a CDS encoding methyl-accepting chemotaxis protein, with product MKQTVGTKLFAGFLCMLVLMASLGWLGLRTEEQINGKAEEINESWLPKTIAIMNIKYQTEHFFSLQIQYASTTDLSKKGIIDAEAQQTLGQIQKQFEVYQSFPLSTEEEKYFQSLKAAWFNYQQAYQTLVEQSGAVSLADLLREADTMFQVTEGYLENLVRLCQEGAAAATKQAASLHESGRMQALISMGVSLLISLLLSVMLTRHIRQPLLQVVQAVKLVTKGQLGKADLVVKNRDEIGELANHVNEMRHKLREFAMQVHATAGHVTFSSDQLSRHAQETLEASNQIAFAMEEISAGSDATVASAEESAKAMEEMAVGIQRVAESTALLAETSVSAEQDARKGIHSLVRATAQMNAITAAMDESVSVIQQLGESSQQIQQIVEMITQIASQTNLLALNAAIEAARAGEHGRGFSVVAEEVRQLAESSDRFAKQIAALIKNVQGEADQAVVSMQRMAGDVHGGAAVVKEAESAFEQITRGMGQIASQVQEVSAITEEMSASVEQLSASSAQTASVVRGGAKQTHLIVGATQTQVRACEEVTSATLSLKTQAEELKRAVEWFR from the coding sequence ATGAAGCAGACAGTGGGAACGAAATTGTTTGCCGGTTTTTTGTGCATGCTGGTCCTCATGGCCTCTTTAGGCTGGCTCGGGTTGCGAACGGAAGAACAAATCAACGGCAAGGCGGAAGAGATCAACGAGAGCTGGCTTCCCAAGACAATCGCCATCATGAATATCAAATATCAGACGGAGCATTTTTTTTCGTTGCAAATTCAATACGCGAGTACGACCGACTTGAGCAAAAAGGGCATTATCGACGCAGAGGCTCAGCAGACACTGGGGCAGATCCAAAAGCAATTTGAAGTGTATCAAAGCTTTCCGTTGAGTACAGAGGAAGAAAAGTATTTTCAGTCCTTGAAGGCTGCCTGGTTCAATTACCAGCAGGCGTATCAGACTCTGGTGGAGCAGTCGGGCGCAGTCTCGCTAGCGGATTTGCTCAGGGAAGCAGACACCATGTTCCAAGTGACGGAGGGGTATTTGGAAAACCTCGTACGCCTGTGTCAGGAAGGAGCGGCAGCTGCAACGAAGCAGGCTGCATCTCTGCATGAATCGGGGAGGATGCAAGCGCTGATCAGCATGGGGGTTTCGCTGCTTATCAGTCTGCTGCTCTCGGTCATGCTGACCAGGCACATCCGTCAGCCATTGCTGCAAGTCGTACAAGCCGTCAAGCTGGTCACGAAGGGACAGCTGGGCAAAGCGGATCTCGTCGTGAAAAACAGGGACGAGATCGGGGAATTGGCCAATCACGTCAATGAAATGCGTCACAAGCTGCGGGAATTTGCCATGCAGGTGCATGCAACCGCCGGACATGTTACATTCTCTTCCGACCAATTGAGCAGACACGCGCAGGAGACGCTGGAAGCGAGCAACCAAATAGCTTTTGCCATGGAGGAGATCTCTGCGGGGAGCGACGCCACTGTCGCCAGCGCTGAAGAGAGCGCAAAGGCTATGGAGGAAATGGCAGTAGGCATTCAGCGTGTAGCAGAATCGACCGCTCTGCTGGCAGAAACGTCTGTCTCGGCTGAGCAAGATGCGAGGAAAGGTATCCACTCATTGGTAAGAGCAACGGCCCAGATGAATGCCATCACTGCTGCGATGGACGAGTCTGTTAGCGTCATTCAGCAGTTGGGTGAAAGCTCGCAGCAGATTCAGCAAATCGTCGAGATGATCACACAGATAGCGTCTCAGACGAATCTGCTCGCCCTGAATGCCGCGATTGAGGCAGCACGTGCTGGGGAGCACGGGAGAGGATTTTCTGTCGTGGCAGAAGAAGTCCGGCAGCTGGCAGAGAGCTCCGACCGTTTTGCCAAGCAAATCGCCGCCCTGATCAAAAACGTGCAGGGTGAGGCGGATCAAGCCGTCGTTTCCATGCAGCGAATGGCCGGGGACGTTCATGGCGGCGCGGCAGTAGTAAAGGAGGCCGAGTCCGCTTTCGAGCAAATTACTCGCGGAATGGGCCAGATTGCGAGTCAGGTGCAGGAGGTGTCCGCGATTACGGAGGAGATGTCAGCGAGCGTCGAGCAATTGTCTGCCTCCTCGGCGCAGACCGCTTCCGTGGTAAGAGGGGGAGCAAAGCAGACGCATTTGATTGTGGGGGCCACGCAGACTCAGGTGCGGGCTTGCGAAGAAGTGACCTCCGCCACTCTGTCGCTAAAGACGCAGGCAGAGGAGCTGAAGCGGGCAGTGGAATGGTTTCGATAA
- a CDS encoding ABC transporter permease yields MMKRLFAKLNGLTALKWFIYLFFFVFLLVPLFSILLVSFTGQPVNIFGSFTSQKIFASTMKKLSNLSVEAYTSIFSEGNSYFAALINSLKLGTGVAVLVTVIVLPIAYAFARTKMPFKPFFAALCTIPLIMPTFISSHAFILMFGKTGWVTQLYHSFGGEGVIFDVQSMLGIVLVQVFFFFPYALWPMVAAFKICDVTLEEASQNLGAKSWYTFLRVTLPLAVPGIVSSMLLIFTVSFSDFGTPIILAPKELNLIVVESYREIAGFFNWAGSAVLTVIMLLVAAFFFWLQRLVIKGREYGTISGKPTKQKLNDHKGTITGLTIYTFLIMLVPTLALGSIFLSSIATTWGHHALPDGYTLSHYKTIFSTSGKNIWNSMVLAAGTLVLSVVISTFVSYFVVRRGSGGLDFVSSIPLIVPGIALGIALIQTFNTAPIHLTGTALLLIIAYTIRRMPYMIRSTMSSMMAIRKDIEEAAVSLGASSLIAAITVIGPLMLPGIAAGAILVFVTVIKETSISILLAPTEWAPMSLAVFQNLLRGEYYTACAMAILIIVIVIILQALAKKLTKDQLY; encoded by the coding sequence ATGATGAAGCGCCTATTCGCAAAGCTTAACGGCTTAACGGCTCTCAAGTGGTTCATCTATCTTTTTTTCTTTGTTTTCCTGCTTGTTCCGCTCTTTTCGATTTTGCTTGTCAGCTTTACGGGTCAACCGGTGAACATTTTCGGCAGCTTTACCAGCCAGAAAATATTTGCATCGACGATGAAGAAGCTTTCGAATCTTTCCGTGGAAGCCTACACGTCGATATTTAGTGAAGGAAACAGCTACTTCGCCGCTCTGATCAACAGCTTGAAGCTGGGAACAGGTGTCGCTGTGCTGGTAACCGTGATCGTGCTGCCGATCGCATACGCCTTCGCCCGCACGAAGATGCCGTTTAAGCCTTTCTTTGCGGCGTTGTGCACCATCCCATTGATCATGCCTACCTTCATCTCCTCCCATGCCTTTATCCTGATGTTCGGAAAAACAGGCTGGGTGACGCAGCTCTACCATAGCTTTGGAGGAGAAGGTGTCATTTTTGATGTGCAATCGATGCTGGGGATCGTTCTGGTTCAAGTCTTTTTCTTTTTCCCGTACGCATTGTGGCCGATGGTGGCGGCTTTCAAAATTTGCGATGTCACGTTAGAAGAGGCCTCGCAAAACCTGGGGGCAAAAAGCTGGTACACATTTTTGCGTGTCACGCTGCCGCTTGCCGTACCTGGCATTGTCTCCAGCATGCTGCTGATTTTCACGGTGAGCTTCTCCGATTTTGGAACACCGATTATTTTGGCGCCAAAGGAATTGAATCTGATCGTCGTAGAGTCGTACCGTGAAATCGCCGGATTCTTTAACTGGGCGGGCTCGGCGGTACTGACAGTCATCATGCTGCTTGTCGCGGCCTTCTTCTTCTGGCTGCAGCGTCTCGTGATCAAAGGAAGGGAATACGGCACGATCTCCGGCAAGCCGACCAAGCAAAAGCTCAATGACCACAAAGGAACCATTACCGGACTGACGATCTATACGTTTCTGATCATGCTCGTGCCGACGCTGGCTCTCGGGTCGATCTTTCTTTCCTCGATCGCGACCACATGGGGCCACCATGCGCTGCCTGACGGCTACACTTTGAGCCACTATAAGACGATCTTCAGCACGTCCGGCAAGAACATATGGAACAGTATGGTGCTCGCTGCGGGTACTCTGGTATTGAGCGTAGTCATTTCGACCTTTGTCTCTTATTTCGTGGTACGCCGCGGATCAGGAGGACTCGACTTCGTTTCTTCCATTCCCCTGATCGTACCTGGCATCGCTCTTGGGATTGCCTTGATCCAGACCTTTAACACAGCGCCTATTCATTTGACAGGAACCGCTCTGCTGCTGATCATCGCTTATACGATTCGCCGGATGCCCTACATGATCCGTTCGACGATGAGCTCGATGATGGCGATTCGCAAGGATATTGAAGAGGCGGCTGTCAGCTTGGGGGCATCCTCTTTGATCGCAGCGATCACGGTCATTGGACCCTTGATGCTGCCGGGGATTGCGGCAGGAGCCATCCTGGTTTTTGTCACGGTTATCAAAGAAACCAGCATCTCGATTCTTCTGGCTCCCACAGAGTGGGCGCCGATGAGCTTGGCTGTGTTCCAAAACCTGCTGCGCGGTGAATATTATACGGCATGCGCGATGGCGATCTTGATTATCGTGATCGTCATCATTCTCCAGGCTTTGGCGAAGAAGCTTACGAAAGATCAGCTCTACTGA
- a CDS encoding HAD-IIA family hydrolase: MKGFIFDLDGTVYLGDQLIDGAVEAIQALRDRGDKVVFLSNKPIATRQSYAHKLTKMGIPTSVDDILNSSLIVARYLKSVCQGEDKVLVIGEEPIRDELRDHGIAMSDNPSEVSYVVLSWDRHFTYDRLNDLYQAAVRGAVVIASNPDRTCPLEDGQIPDTGALIGALEGATGQPIHLVVGKPSRIAAEAAVQHLGLDYSACYMVGDRLETDIKMGNDTGMNSVLVLTGISTREMAETSEYSPRYILNSIKEIVNL; encoded by the coding sequence ATGAAAGGATTTATTTTCGATCTGGACGGAACCGTCTACCTGGGAGACCAGCTCATTGATGGGGCGGTGGAAGCGATCCAAGCGTTGCGTGACAGAGGGGATAAGGTCGTCTTTCTCTCCAACAAGCCGATTGCCACCCGCCAGTCCTATGCGCACAAATTGACAAAGATGGGGATTCCGACGAGCGTGGATGATATTCTGAACTCATCGCTGATCGTTGCACGCTATCTCAAGAGCGTGTGTCAGGGCGAAGATAAAGTATTGGTGATTGGGGAAGAGCCGATCCGCGATGAACTGCGCGATCACGGCATAGCCATGAGCGACAATCCATCGGAAGTGAGCTACGTCGTTCTGTCGTGGGATCGTCATTTTACGTATGATCGACTCAATGATTTGTATCAGGCAGCCGTTCGCGGAGCCGTCGTGATCGCATCCAACCCGGATCGCACTTGCCCGCTTGAGGATGGACAGATTCCGGATACAGGCGCATTGATCGGTGCATTGGAAGGAGCGACGGGTCAGCCGATCCATCTGGTGGTCGGCAAGCCTTCCAGGATCGCGGCAGAGGCAGCGGTGCAGCACCTCGGTCTGGATTATTCAGCTTGCTACATGGTCGGAGATCGACTGGAGACGGATATCAAAATGGGCAACGACACGGGGATGAATTCGGTTTTGGTGCTGACCGGAATCAGTACCCGCGAGATGGCCGAAACCAGTGAATATAGCCCGCGCTATATTCTGAATAGTATTAAAGAGATCGTTAACCTCTAA
- a CDS encoding glycerol-3-phosphate dehydrogenase/oxidase yields the protein MDTHFSANNRAAVLTRMAEKELDLLVIGGGITGAGIALDASQRGIRVGLLEKNDFGSGTSSRSTKLIHGGLRYLKQGDVKLVQEVGRERAILYKNAPHLVIAAPMLLPVYKGGTYGYLASSVGLYIYDWLAGVERGERRKMLSREETLRLEPLLKEEGLKGAGFYYEYRTDDARLTLDIMKTAWSKGACIVNYAKMTEFIYRGQQAVGVKAVDRHSGKTYEIYAKKIVNATGPWVDDVRKLDNSLKGKRLYLTKGVHLVVEKEKLPVTQSAYFDTPDGRMVFVIPRGHITYVGTTDTGYKLDIDQPRTTKEDRDYLLRAVNAMFPGVELGEKDVVSHWAGLRPLIYEEGKGPSELSRKDEMFISDSGLITIAGGKLTGFRKMAEKVVDLVAEDLSKAQGRPFGVCSTDQIVISGGERMGHTDYADCKQGLLQTGISKGVDVATAQEWIDTYGTNTMRIYSRLEAVQEKGRPLQEEQLLRAQLSYAIEEEMTTTAVDFLRLRTGWTYFQVKKAEEKADAVIRLMGEKLGWTEAHLEKERAAVDDLLETIYKLPANEEEIERESTPHPTRKAL from the coding sequence ATGGACACTCATTTTTCTGCGAATAATCGGGCTGCTGTCCTCACCAGAATGGCAGAAAAAGAATTGGACCTGCTCGTTATTGGAGGAGGGATTACGGGAGCGGGGATAGCACTGGATGCGAGCCAACGCGGGATTCGCGTGGGACTGCTGGAGAAGAACGACTTTGGATCAGGAACAAGCAGCCGTTCGACGAAGCTGATTCACGGCGGATTGCGTTATTTGAAGCAAGGAGATGTGAAGCTGGTGCAGGAGGTAGGCCGTGAACGTGCCATCCTGTACAAAAACGCACCGCATCTGGTTATCGCAGCGCCAATGCTGCTCCCTGTATACAAGGGAGGGACATACGGATATCTGGCATCATCCGTCGGTCTGTACATCTACGATTGGCTGGCAGGAGTCGAGCGAGGGGAACGGCGCAAGATGCTGAGCAGAGAAGAGACGCTGCGCCTGGAGCCTCTGCTGAAGGAAGAAGGGTTGAAGGGAGCCGGCTTCTATTACGAGTACCGGACTGACGATGCGAGACTCACGCTGGATATCATGAAGACGGCGTGGAGCAAAGGGGCATGCATCGTCAATTATGCAAAGATGACGGAGTTTATTTACCGCGGCCAGCAAGCTGTCGGGGTCAAGGCAGTGGATCGGCATTCCGGCAAGACGTATGAAATCTATGCGAAGAAAATCGTCAATGCAACGGGTCCTTGGGTGGATGACGTTCGCAAACTCGATAACTCGCTCAAAGGAAAGCGCCTTTATTTAACCAAAGGTGTTCATTTGGTCGTCGAAAAGGAAAAGCTGCCCGTTACGCAATCGGCTTACTTCGATACGCCGGATGGACGCATGGTATTCGTCATTCCTCGCGGCCATATCACGTATGTAGGCACTACGGATACCGGCTACAAGCTGGACATCGATCAGCCGCGTACGACGAAGGAAGATCGCGACTACCTCCTGAGAGCTGTGAATGCGATGTTCCCTGGCGTAGAGCTGGGAGAGAAAGATGTCGTCTCTCATTGGGCTGGGCTTCGTCCGCTCATCTATGAGGAAGGAAAAGGACCGTCTGAGCTGTCTCGCAAAGATGAGATGTTCATCTCGGATTCAGGGCTGATCACCATCGCTGGCGGAAAGCTGACAGGATTTCGAAAAATGGCGGAAAAAGTGGTGGATTTGGTCGCCGAGGATTTGTCAAAAGCGCAGGGGCGCCCATTCGGCGTTTGCAGTACGGATCAAATCGTGATCAGCGGCGGCGAGCGCATGGGCCACACCGACTATGCGGATTGCAAGCAAGGGCTTTTGCAGACGGGCATTTCCAAAGGGGTAGACGTCGCGACGGCACAAGAATGGATCGATACCTACGGAACAAACACGATGCGAATCTACAGCCGCTTGGAAGCGGTCCAAGAGAAGGGAAGACCGTTACAGGAAGAGCAGCTTCTCCGGGCACAGCTGTCGTACGCGATCGAAGAAGAGATGACTACTACTGCAGTCGATTTCCTGCGATTGCGTACGGGCTGGACTTATTTTCAGGTGAAAAAAGCGGAGGAGAAAGCAGATGCGGTCATTCGCCTGATGGGCGAAAAGCTCGGCTGGACCGAGGCTCATCTGGAAAAGGAACGTGCGGCTGTCGACGATTTGCTGGAGACGATTTACAAGCTCCCAGCAAATGAAGAGGAGATTGAACGGGAATCCACCCCCCATCCAACGAGAAAAGCATTGTAG
- a CDS encoding glycerol-3-phosphate responsive antiterminator, protein MYPIVDLVECQTIAAVQDEQHLEIAIQSEANIIFLLTGSIFNIKELVDRVKAVGKHVFLHMEFIEGIAADKSGVAYVAKNIAPTGIISTRSNLIRVAKEMNLMAIQRIFLIDRNAVIKGIKVIEQSLPDAVEVMPGVMPRVIQEMTNLTPLPIIAGGLIDTKKEINDALAAGALAVSVGTNELWS, encoded by the coding sequence ATGTACCCGATTGTTGATCTGGTTGAATGCCAGACAATTGCCGCCGTTCAAGACGAACAGCATTTGGAAATCGCGATCCAGAGCGAAGCGAACATTATTTTCTTGCTCACGGGATCGATTTTCAACATCAAGGAACTGGTGGATCGAGTCAAAGCCGTCGGTAAACACGTATTTTTACATATGGAGTTTATTGAAGGCATCGCAGCGGATAAAAGTGGTGTCGCGTATGTCGCCAAGAATATTGCACCGACCGGCATTATTTCGACGAGAAGCAACCTCATCCGGGTGGCGAAAGAGATGAATCTGATGGCCATTCAACGGATCTTCCTGATCGATCGCAATGCTGTGATCAAAGGGATAAAGGTCATCGAGCAATCTTTGCCTGATGCTGTGGAAGTAATGCCGGGTGTGATGCCCCGTGTGATTCAGGAGATGACAAATTTGACGCCTCTGCCGATCATTGCGGGCGGGTTGATTGATACCAAAAAAGAGATTAACGACGCGCTGGCAGCGGGAGCACTGGCTGTCTCCGTCGGAACAAATGAATTGTGGTCCTAG